The following nucleotide sequence is from Myxocyprinus asiaticus isolate MX2 ecotype Aquarium Trade chromosome 21, UBuf_Myxa_2, whole genome shotgun sequence.
TTactaaaaatacatacatttttgtgaaaaGGTTGGCAAGTAAATATCTGAACTActgaaaagcagaaaaaaaaacaatgtttaaccttgttttttgttgttttttttttggggggggggggtttgctaattcttttataattactaTGCATGCTGTTTTCATATTAAAAGAGAGAAAACGTGGGattttgtaattttaaaacattattttgcactacttaaaatgaaataaattaaggCAAAAGATGGTTAAACAAATGGTGAGCAGTCACAACATCTAAACATCCACATTCCCTTATACGTACGCacagtataaatacattttacgCTAAAAATTTACgttgatttaaaaagaaataatgcTGGACATGTCAACTCCCCCATGTGTTTCTGCTAATCACAAGGTAACGAGACAACAGTCCATGCTTCACAATGTATACCAACGAATCTTGCAGACATACGTCTTTTTAATAAGTTGGCTCATTAAACAATAAAGTAGGATAACTTGTATCTGGTGATCAGTGTAAATACAGAAATTAAAAGCCTTTGTACTAGTTGATGCTAGCCATATTTGTTGATTCCGGTCTTGCTATTCACTGCAGTTGATCTATAAACGCGATCAGGCTTAAAAAATAAAGCCAGTGAACAATCAACCAACACCGATGTATAGAAATCAGCAAATCATATTATACTACGTAAACTTACAAACTTTAAAACGTGCACAGTCCATCCCTGTCATTTGCATCAACCGTAAAAACTTCGCGGGACTTCAAGGAAGTTTATTTGCTTGCCATACGTCACTTCCGATAGCCTATATTTTTAGAGCGTGGTGATAGTTCGTGTATTTGATgcgatattttattttaaatgtaatattttgaaatgtaaagaAGTATTTATATTGTACAGGTATAATTATACTGGGAAAATAAATAccatacacaaaataaaaaatggtctGTCTATGTAAAGCAGATTTCTCACATTTTGTAAATGACGTTGAATTATATGTTAAAAAttccattttaaaaaatgcaccGAAAACATGCAACAATATAAAGGAAATGCAATCGatgtaaaattattttctctGTGATTATTTTCTCTGTAATGTTATTACGTGACTATGTACAAATACTTATTTTCTGTCtgactgcagatattgttgacttttgtatgacaaattgcttgctatgttctaaatcgctttggataaaattgtgtgctgaatgactaaatgtaaatgtattcttgTGTCATTTTTACCATATCGAAAATGCACAAAGTTATGAGTATGCGTTTTGTATCTTCAGCAATATAAGCTCATTAAATAAATATCTCCtgtgcaataatataatatttgtgtGGACGaaaagtgaaaaacagataaatagcTATAGGACTTCTCATACAAATAGTTTCCGATCATAGAGTAGGGTGATTGTTAACTCCTCCCTTctgcagagtaaaaaaaaaaaacgtttaggCCGCGTTTCAAAACTTAGAGAGtttcctacctagacagcatttcaaTGTACCAAAATCGCAGCGAAAGTGCTGTCTAGGAAGGCGGATACTCATTTTTGACACCCAGCCATTCCGTGTCCGGAAATTAACAAACTCGTGATGTCAGGAGGAGTGGGAGAAAGAGACAGCACAAGAGAAATTAACGGTTATTTCGTATGATTTATGGACTATAGAGCTGACATTCGCGACCATGGAGTTAATAAGTGAGATGACCGTCGGAAGTGTTTTTAGAAGGTCGTGGATGACCGTTGGTCTAAAGTGAGAGTGTTACGCGTTTCACGCGCATCTTGTGCTTCCTATCCACATCGACTTTTATTTCTGCAAACATGACGCGACTTGCGCTGGAACAAGTGACCGATTTCGGCGATTTCACGAGAGGAAATGATTTAAAAGAGTTTTTAAAACAGGCGTACTCCAACATCTCCTCTGAAAACTGCCTGTCTGATGTTCGCGTGAGTCCAAATGGACGTCACATTCATGTTATTGTGCGTCAACCCAACAGTGGTCTCGTGACATATGATAAATATCTGAGACCCCATCTCATGCAGTCACAGAGACATGCTGATTTAGCGTTAACGCGGAATATGCCGATAGTGGATGTGATTTATATTGCCCAAAGCAAAGCGGATGACGGGGCCTCTGTCCTGGGAGTGATTTTTGAGAACGGAAAAGTGGAATTCTGGAAATTCCTGGAGTGCAAATCAGGCTGGCATTTACTACACACTGTGGATCTGTGTAACAGCCCCAGAGCAAAAGTGGTATCCGTGTGCATGTGTCAAAATTTCATTATATGGTGTGAAGAGAGACCCCAATCAGAGAGCTCCGGTAATGTGTGCAGCAACTTCAGATACTGCATATGCAAAAAGACTATAGAAGTCAATGAGGGGGGTGTCAATTTGGGCAGTGTGAAAATGGCATTGCACAATAATCCTCGATACATGGTCATCAGTTCTGGGGATTTAGCATACCTGCTGCCTGACATGAGGGAAACCTCTCCCGTGTATGCTTCCAAAGTGTTTCTAGCGTGGTCACCCGAGCATGATACTTTTAATGTGCATAGTGCTTGTATTGGGACACTTCTTATGAAAAGCTCAAACAAGGAATCTGACTTTAAGAGACTTGTTACAGACTGCATTGGCTTTCTCTCTTCCATTAATCCTCCAGATATATGTGGATTCTCACCTGCTGGTTTTGGAGATCTCCTACTTCTGCTCAGCAGTGGATGGGTGTGCATTTTGAAGAGGGACGGCAGTCTACAGAAGATATACAAATTGCCTGACAATTGCCTTAGTGCATGTGGGACATTAAATAGCCTGAATATATATAATGAAACCCTGGCACTAACAGTAGGCAGGACTCTCTTCTTAATCGATACAAAATGTGGTTTAGAATTGGAGAGAATAAGTCTGAAAAGAGAGGGCCTTCTGTTTATTAACTCTTTGGAAAGTCACTCTCCGCAAATGTTATCAGAGACAGGGCTATTTGTGGTCAAGCAAACAGAACTAGATGCTAAACCAAGGTCTTCGTCGACACATTCAGAAGCCATTGACTCCAGTGCACGCTTGGTTGAAGCTGTGTTTGAGGAGGCATGTAAATATTATCAGCAGAGAAGTCTTAGTAGCACACAGCTCACAGTGGAGAAGCTCAAAAAGGGGGGGATGTTTCAGGCTCCCATTTCACTAGCTGCCATCCTCAGGGATTACCTCAGCAACCAGAGGTCCAAAAGTGCTGAGAAAAATTCCTCAGGTCAAGAAAGGTTGATGCACTCGCTCGAATCCGAGCTTAGGAGTCTTGTTTTGCTAGAGGATGTTAAAACATCAATGGTTAAGGCCTCCAAGAAGGACTTGGAAAGCTATTGTGGAAGTCTGGTGCAGCAGGAAATATGCAGACTCCTCAGCTCTGAAATAGAGAAGGAAAACCTTCAATACCTGAACAGCATCTTCCATCTCTTTCCCACCGAATCCTGGCATGCCATGCAAGCTGTCCTGCATCTGAGGTGCAGCGGTGAGGGTTTGTTATCTTCCAAGGCCCCTgctgagttgtggaaaatcattcTCAGCCCTGTCCAACCAACAGCAAACTTTGCTCACTGCAACGGTCAGCAGAAACACACTACGGTGAATGTAGCACTCCCTGTCTTTGAGCTGCTGTGCCACTCTATCTTCAAATTCCAGTCAAGCTGGCTGCCCAGGTTTCTCGAGCTGGCACAGCAGCAGGCTGGCGCTTCCTCTACCTCTTCATGGAGTTACAGTGTAAAGGAGAGCTCTGAGAGTTTGCCACTTTATAAACGGGCCTTGACAGTGCTCCCGTGCCAAGGGGCCAACCAACACCTTCAAGTGGAGCTGCTTTTGTGCAGTCAGAGGCCTAAAGCCATAATGCAGGCTTTGCAGATTCTCATGAAACAGGGCCAGTGGGAGCGGGTCACCCAAGTAGCTGAGAGGTTTTGCCGGCAGAGCCCACTTCTAAATAAAGAGATTTTCAGCACTCTGCTGTGTAAAGTGGCCCAACATAGGGACCTGGACCCATACTTGGACCTATTGTGGACCCTGTGCCCTGAGGACATGACTGTCACTAGCATACTTAATACAGTATTGAAAAACCTGCCTCCATCCACGCAGAACTCAGGACCATTTGAGGCCCTTGGCAGCCAGGTCACAATTGGCCTTCTGAAACCACTGCTGAGGAAAGTTCTCCAAAGGGAGACCAAACCTAGCCAGAGGTATGCAGATATCCTTCAGTCACCCACCACGCTTCCTCCACCTACTCCTCCACGCCAGGCAAAGGGACTGTCCAGAGCTGGTGCTGAGATGGACAGTGAGCTACAGGCATCTAAGCAGAGAACTCTCCCTGGTCCTCAAGTGACATCTTAAGCTGGTCCTCTTTGACTTTCTCCCTCACAAATCATATGGCTACCCTTCCTATAGAAAGTGGACTTCTATTCAATACTGATTTCCTGGTCTTAAGAAGTATTAATTACAATGCATGGTCTGAACAGAATAATGGGGCTTCTCTGAATCAGACGATTTTCATTAAAGCGATAgtacaccctaaaatgaaaatgctgtcgttatttactcaccctcgtatcattccaaacctatttgctttctttcttccatggaacacaaaaggatatgttctGCAAAATGTTTGGCgctgttaccattcactttcattgtatggaatacaGATGCTAACATAagtctctgtttgtgttccatggataaaagaaagtaaaatgagtttggaacaatgtaAGTGTGAGAAAATTACGACTTCACTTTATCCCTTTAACAATTAAAATTGTAAAGTACTAACTGCATTGTACAACTGTTTAATTACAGCTTGAATTATTACTGTTATAGACTGTAATATATGTTGTTGTAACGTTTATTTGGTTTACTGCATTTCATCATGTTTAGTTTATGGACTAGTCTGTTTTTTAACAGTATTCCTAATTCTCTTTTTTTCTAACCTTAAGAAATGTCCTTTTAATGAATCACCACATGCAGGCATGCTTTCACCCTGATCCTATTGGAAGGTCAGAGATGACTAAGCATTAACAGCTAATTGTCCTTATCTTCATTTCATGCTCTAGATAATTTATTTATAAGCCCTgatgtcttttttgttgtttgtttttctattgACACTACAGTTGCCATCATATGCTGGTGTAATTATTTCAAGACAATCTCTTGTGAAGATCACAGCTAAGATTTATATTGGTCATTATTGAAGTGAGCAGGAAATGTACagcagcatatcatgtaatgtgcATGCTGATGTATCAAACTATTCAGACTTGGTAATTCAATGATACACATGCTAAATGccttacaaatgtgtttttaaaggttGCTCTTGTATCAACATATCCTTGACTTAGGACAGTGCTATTACAGGGATGTTAACATTGTAGAACGCAATTAAATGTGACTAATTAATTGCTGCCACTCAGTCGTTGTCGGCAAGATTTCCAGGTCTCTTCCTCAATCCAACAATTAAATGAGGAGCTATATTTCACTAAAGTGAGCAATTTCTGTCATGAAATATTGTGTAACTTCCCTCACAGACATCAAGGTTCATCATTAGTATACAAATAACTTCTGTTTTTTTGGTCAGAGAGGGGAATTCAGAATTCATACGAAGCCTGTGCAGCCGCACCCACTGCATTCCCTTAGGGCTAAGCAGAAGAAGCATTCATACAGCactgcttcaaattgaattgAACTAAATTCTATTATGCAGTAAATTAAAGTTTC
It contains:
- the LOC127412228 gene encoding BLOC-2 complex member HPS6; the encoded protein is MTRLALEQVTDFGDFTRGNDLKEFLKQAYSNISSENCLSDVRVSPNGRHIHVIVRQPNSGLVTYDKYLRPHLMQSQRHADLALTRNMPIVDVIYIAQSKADDGASVLGVIFENGKVEFWKFLECKSGWHLLHTVDLCNSPRAKVVSVCMCQNFIIWCEERPQSESSGNVCSNFRYCICKKTIEVNEGGVNLGSVKMALHNNPRYMVISSGDLAYLLPDMRETSPVYASKVFLAWSPEHDTFNVHSACIGTLLMKSSNKESDFKRLVTDCIGFLSSINPPDICGFSPAGFGDLLLLLSSGWVCILKRDGSLQKIYKLPDNCLSACGTLNSLNIYNETLALTVGRTLFLIDTKCGLELERISLKREGLLFINSLESHSPQMLSETGLFVVKQTELDAKPRSSSTHSEAIDSSARLVEAVFEEACKYYQQRSLSSTQLTVEKLKKGGMFQAPISLAAILRDYLSNQRSKSAEKNSSGQERLMHSLESELRSLVLLEDVKTSMVKASKKDLESYCGSLVQQEICRLLSSEIEKENLQYLNSIFHLFPTESWHAMQAVLHLRCSGEGLLSSKAPAELWKIILSPVQPTANFAHCNGQQKHTTVNVALPVFELLCHSIFKFQSSWLPRFLELAQQQAGASSTSSWSYSVKESSESLPLYKRALTVLPCQGANQHLQVELLLCSQRPKAIMQALQILMKQGQWERVTQVAERFCRQSPLLNKEIFSTLLCKVAQHRDLDPYLDLLWTLCPEDMTVTSILNTVLKNLPPSTQNSGPFEALGSQVTIGLLKPLLRKVLQRETKPSQRYADILQSPTTLPPPTPPRQAKGLSRAGAEMDSELQASKQRTLPGPQVTS